TTGTCTGACACTTGGTATTCCTTTGCGTTCTGTGACACTTCATCGGATCATCGATGGCATCCGCCGGGGATGCGCAACTTCGCAAAGAGTACGCGCCAATAGTGGGACTGGTGCGTACACCGTATCAAGATTGATAGAGAATTCCTTCATGCGCGCCGCACCCGGGCTTCATGAGCGCCGTGCTTATGCTGGGTGGCAAGCAACGTCAGGCGCAAAGGAGCACCATGAGCACCGCACTCACCTTCCGGCATCTTTTTGGCCCCGGCCCCACCAATTGCTATCCGGAAGCCATCGCGGCTTTGGGGCATCCAATTCTGGGCCACCTCGACCCTCTGTTCATCGACGTGATGGACGCCACGTGCAACGGGCTGCGCCTGGTCTGGGGCACCGGCAATGAGCGCACACTGCCGTTGAGCGGGACCGGCTCGGCCGGCATGGAAGCCGCCTTCGTCAACACCGTGGGTGCGGGGGATGTGGCCGTGGTGGCCGTGAACGGGCTTTTTGGTGAGCGCATGTGCGAGGTGGCCCGCCGCGCCGGTGCCGAGGTGGTCCGTGTGGACCATGAATGGGGCCAGCCCATTGACCCGGAGCGCGTTGCCTCCGCCCACCCAAACCCCAAGGTCATCGCAGCCGTTCACGCCGAGACCTCTACCGGCGTACTCTCGGACATTGCCGCATTGGGCCAACTCAAGGGCGATGCGCTGCTGCTGGTTGACGCCGTCACCTCCATCGGCGGCTTGGAGCTGCTCGCCGACGAATGGGGCATTGACGTTGGCTACGCTGGCACGCAGAAGTGCCTGGGTGTTGCGCCGGGGCTCGCACCATTCACCATTTCGGATGCCGCGTTTGAACGCCGCATCAAGGATCCGCAGTCCTGGTACCTGGATCTGGGATTGCTGGGCGGCTATGTTGGCGCTGCCGGCGGAGGCAAGCGAACGTACCACCACACGGCCCCGGTTGCCATGGTGGCGAGCCTCGCCGCCGGGCTTGACCGCGTCTTGGCCGAGGGGCTCGACGCCGTTGCGGCCCGCCACGCTGCTTCCGGACTTGCACTGCAGGGCGGTTTGCAGGAAATGGGCCTGGAACTATTTGCCGCGGAAGGTTCGCGCCTGCCGAGCCTGACCACCGTCAGGGTGCCCGACGGCGTGGATTCAGCAGCCGTGCGAGCCTACCTTCTGGAGAACTTCAGCCTGGAAATAGGCGCCGGCGCCGGTGAGTTCGCCTCCACCGTATGGCGGATCGGCATGATGGGCCCCAACGCCAACCCGGCCTCCGTGATGCTGGTCCTTGGCGCACTGCGGGAGGCCATTGCCAGGACCTGAGCGGCTCACGCCCCCCGCAGGCCCACGGTTTGTTCCAGGGCAGCCAGGTGCAGTTCAAAAAGGTCGGCCGGCTCACTAAACGTTGAGGTGCCGTATTGGCCGAAGACCTCAAAGTTCACTGCCCCGAACAGCGCCGCCCAGAGCAGGACACCGCGGGCCACCACTGCCTCGGGAACGCTGAGACCCATTTCCGCCCGGATGGCGGCAAGGTCGAGGGCCAGGCCCTGCGGGATTCCCCCGGCGTCCTGCGCGTCGAGTTTTCCCGCGCCGTGGGCTTCATCCAGGATCCGCACCAGCTGAACAACCACGCGGGTTCCCGGCCCTGTAGTTTGCTCGGCGGGAGCTTCATAGCCGGGGACGGGTGAGCCAAAGAGCAGGCCATAACGCGCGGGCTCTGCCAGCGCCCATTCCCGCACTGCGCGGCCCAGCGCCCTGAATTGTCCCGGAAAATCGTCAGCGGCAACGCTTCCCACCGCCAAGTCGACAGCCTCACCCAGCGCGGTGTACCCGTCCACCACGAGCAGCGTCAGCAGTTCGTCGCGGTTTTTGACATATCGGTAAACAGCCGACGAGACCACGCCCAGGTCCCGGGCCACCGCACGCAGTGACAGGCCTGCGGCCCCATGGAGGGCGAGGTGGCTGCGTCCGATGCTGAGAATGTCCGCCATGGTCTGCTGTCGTGCGCGTTCCCTCGGAGTTTGCGTCATGTCTCTAGTTTTGGGCAATTCGAGATCATCGTCAACTTAAGTGAGCAGTGCTCTTGACACAACTAACCGATGAGGCTGATAGTTAACGTGAGAGCACCGCTCTCATATTGTGAAATGCTGACCACCTTGAATTGAGAACGTCATGAACACCATCAAAATCGTCACCGGCGCAGGGCCCGTCGGCTGGACCGTTGCCAGCCAATTGGCGGAGGCCGGCCACCACGTCCGCCTCCTGACCAGGTCCGGTTCAGGACCGGACCATCCACTGGTCGAGCGGCACCGGGTGGATGTTGGCAACCCCGTGCAACTGGCACCCGCCATGGCAGGAGCCGGCGCCGTCTTCCACTGCA
This genomic interval from Arthrobacter sp. PAMC 25486 contains the following:
- a CDS encoding alanine--glyoxylate aminotransferase family protein, with amino-acid sequence MSTALTFRHLFGPGPTNCYPEAIAALGHPILGHLDPLFIDVMDATCNGLRLVWGTGNERTLPLSGTGSAGMEAAFVNTVGAGDVAVVAVNGLFGERMCEVARRAGAEVVRVDHEWGQPIDPERVASAHPNPKVIAAVHAETSTGVLSDIAALGQLKGDALLLVDAVTSIGGLELLADEWGIDVGYAGTQKCLGVAPGLAPFTISDAAFERRIKDPQSWYLDLGLLGGYVGAAGGGKRTYHHTAPVAMVASLAAGLDRVLAEGLDAVAARHAASGLALQGGLQEMGLELFAAEGSRLPSLTTVRVPDGVDSAAVRAYLLENFSLEIGAGAGEFASTVWRIGMMGPNANPASVMLVLGALREAIART
- a CDS encoding TetR/AcrR family transcriptional regulator, with translation MTQTPRERARQQTMADILSIGRSHLALHGAAGLSLRAVARDLGVVSSAVYRYVKNRDELLTLLVVDGYTALGEAVDLAVGSVAADDFPGQFRALGRAVREWALAEPARYGLLFGSPVPGYEAPAEQTTGPGTRVVVQLVRILDEAHGAGKLDAQDAGGIPQGLALDLAAIRAEMGLSVPEAVVARGVLLWAALFGAVNFEVFGQYGTSTFSEPADLFELHLAALEQTVGLRGA